In the Loxodonta africana isolate mLoxAfr1 chromosome 1, mLoxAfr1.hap2, whole genome shotgun sequence genome, one interval contains:
- the GJA10 gene encoding LOW QUALITY PROTEIN: gap junction alpha-10 protein (The sequence of the model RefSeq protein was modified relative to this genomic sequence to represent the inferred CDS: deleted 1 base in 1 codon) gives MGDWNLLGGILEEVHSHSTIVGKIWLTILFIFRMLVLGVAAEGVWDDEQSAFACNTQQPGCNNICYDDAFPISLIRFWVLQIIFVSSPSLVYMGHALYRLRALEKERWRKKSYLRTQMENPEVDLEEQQRIHRELRMLEEQKRIYKVPLKGCLLRTYILHILTRSMLEIGFMIGQYILYGFQMHPLYKCTQSPCPNTVDCFVSRPTEKTIFMIFMHSIAAISLFLNVLEIFHLGIRKIGRALYEKPNSEVTEDERGPPFHLKKCSVAQQSMICSSLPDRPSLLQANNRQKIIRVNMPKSETIWQIPQAKRLEVVPCYDKKDWAQKDQHSGQLLVHSPCTWNSSVRMQDHGQQPDHPSSFGFQNTVSQSWLERTTAPEHCPSYVPGTWELPQDLKPPGEPLTDLHSHCKDSDGSVRESGVWIDRSRPGSRKASFLSRLLSEKGQPHSDSGSSSSRNSSCLDIPHRENSPSPLPSATGHRTSMVSKTDSPTDHRMVTTRGVPLWPLLILPCRPIWCVHTCRDWRQRE, from the exons ATGGGAGACTGGAACTTATTGGGTGGCATCCTAGAGGAGGTTCACTCCCACTCAACCATTGTGGGGAAAATCTGGCTGACCATCCTCTTCATCTTTCGAATGCTGGTACTTGGAGTGGCTGCTGAGGGTGTCTGGGATGATGAACAGTCAGCATTTGCCTGCAACACCCAGCAGCCAGGATGCAACAATATCTGTTATGATGATGCTTTCCCTATCTCTTTGATCAGATTTTGGGTTTTACAGATCATCTTTGTGTCTTCACCCTCTCTGGTGTATATGGGCCATGCACTTTATAGACTCAGGGCCCTTGAGAaagaaagatggagaaaaaagTCATACCTTAGAACCCAGATGGAGAATCCAGAGGTTGACTTGGAAGAGCAGCAAAGGATACATAGGGAACTGAGGATGCTAGAGGAACAGAAGAGGATCTATAAAGTCCCTCTGAAAGGATGTCTGCTGCGTACTTATATCTTACACATCTTGACCAGGTCTATGCTGGAAATAGGATTCATGATAGGCCAGTATATTCTCTATGGGTTTCAAATGCACCCCCTTTACAAATGCACTCAATCTCCTTGCCCCAATACAGTGGATTGCTTTGTATCCAGGCCCACAGAGAAGACCATTTTCATGATCTTTATGCACAGTATTGCAGCCATCTCCTTGTTCCTTAATGTACTCGAAATATTTCATCTGGGTATCAGGAAAATCGGGAGGGCACTTTATGAGAAACCCAACAGTGAGGTCACTGAGGATGAAAGGGGCCCTCCATTCCATTTGAAGAAATGTTCAGTGGCCCAGCAGAGTATGATTTGCTCTTCCTTGCCTGATAGACCATCTCTACTACAAGCCAACAATCGACAAAAAATCATCCGAGTTAATATGCCAAAGTCTGAAACCATCTGGCAAATTCCACAAGCCAAACGACTTGAGGTAGTCCCTTGCTATGACAAAAAAGACTGGGCTCAGAAAGACCAGCACAGTGGACAGCTCCTTGTCCACAGCCCATGCACCTGGAACAGCAGTGTCAGAATGCAGGACCACGGACAGCAACCAGATCATCCTTCCTCCTTTGGCTTCCAGAATACCGTCTCCCAGTCCTGGCTGGAGAGAACGACGGCCCCTGAACACTGTCCCTCTTATGTACCAGGAACCTGGGAGCTGCCCCAGGACCTGAAACCCCCAGGCGAGCCTCTCACAGATCTGCACAGTCACTGCAAGGACAGTGATGGCAGCGTGAGAGAGAGTGGGGTCTGGATAGACAGATCTCGCCCAGGCAGTCGCAAAGCCAGCTTTCTGTCCAGACTGCTGTCTGAAAAGGGACAGCCACACAGTGACTCTGGAAGCTCCAGTTCTCGGAATAGCTCTTGCTTGGACATTCCACATCGGGAAAACAGCCCCTCCCCCCTGCCTTCAGCCACTGGGCACAGAACATCAATGGTAAGTAAA ACAGACAGCCCTACTGATCACAGAATGGTCACCACAAGGGGTGTTCCACTCTGGCCACTTCTTATCCTTCCCTGTCGTCCTATCTGGTGTGTACATACGTGTAGAGACTGGAGAcaaagagagtga